In a genomic window of Nodosilinea sp. E11:
- a CDS encoding 2Fe-2S iron-sulfur cluster-binding protein, with protein MPTVTAQGKTIQCEVGANLRQVLLANGVDLYNGQAKVINCRALGTCGTCAVEIQGEVSAVTWRDKARRSLPPHDPKRDLRLACQTQVLGDITVTKYDGFWGQGDRSVWSPHPSLT; from the coding sequence ATGCCTACCGTCACCGCTCAGGGAAAGACCATTCAGTGCGAGGTCGGGGCTAATCTGCGTCAGGTTTTGCTGGCCAATGGCGTCGATCTCTACAACGGTCAGGCGAAAGTGATCAACTGTCGCGCCCTTGGCACCTGCGGCACCTGCGCGGTAGAGATCCAGGGTGAGGTGTCAGCCGTTACTTGGCGAGACAAGGCCCGTCGGTCGCTACCGCCCCACGACCCTAAACGCGATCTGAGATTGGCCTGCCAAACCCAGGTGCTCGGCGATATCACCGTCACCAAGTACGACGGCTTTTGGGGACAGGGCGATCGCTCGGTTTGGTCGCCTCACCCCAGCCTCACCTAG